ACCTGGCGCTGGGCATTGCGTGTTATGGCCTGTTTGCAGCGGCGGTGGTGCATGCCTGGCTCATGACACGCGCCGAGCGCCACATCCGGCAGGCTGAAGACCCGCACAGCGGCATCCCACTACTGACGCTGGAGCGACTGACCTTCCGGTTCGTGACGGCGGGGTTTGTGCTGCTCACCGCCACCTTGCTGGCCGGTTGGCTGTTTGGCGAGACGCTGTATGGCCGGGCCTGGCGGTGGGACCACAAGGCCGTGTTTTCAATGCTCTCATGGCTGACCTTTGCCACGCTGCTGCTGGGCCGTGCCCGCTTTGGCTGGCGGGGCCGCAATGCGGTGCGTGTGTTGTATGCGGGCTCGGCCCTGTTGCTGCTGGCCTATGTGGGCTCGCGTTTTGTATTGGAAGTTGTTCTGGGCCGCAGCGCATGAAGTACCTGGTCTTGTTGGTCGTCATCGCGGTGGCCGTAGGTATCTGGCGCAGCCGCCGCGCCCCTGATGCGGCGGCGCCCAAAGCGCCCCCCACACCGCCTGCCCTGCCGCAGGACATGCTGGCCTGCGCGCACTGCGGCGTGCACATCCCGCAGGCCGAAGCCCTGATGATGGGCAGTCAGGCCTATTGCAGCGCCGAGCACCGGCGCATGGGCCCGGCCTGAACGACGCCTTGCCGTTGTGACCATGCAAGCAGCGCCCGCAGGCCCACTGCCGCCTTCCGCAGACGCCCCCTTCGCACGGCTGTGGCTCGGTTTTCTGACGGGCCGCGTCATGGTGGCCCTGGCACTTTTGGTGCTGCAGGGGGCCGGGCAACTCATCAACCAAGCGGAGAGTCCTACCGTAATTGCGGTCTGTGTCGCCTACCTCGTAGCTACCATGGTGCTGCGGGTGCTGTCGCGTAAAGCCCCGCCGTCGCCCGGCGCCGGCCCGCAGTGGCTGCCCTCCATTGGTGTGGACCTGGCGGCGATCACTGCGCTGCAGTTGTTGCATGCGGGCACCATGAACTACACGCCCCTGTTCGGCCTGCCCATCCTGATCGCAGCGGTCATGGGCACGCTGACCCTGGCCCTGGGCACCACTGCCGCAGTCACGCTGCTGCTGCTGGGCTGGGCCTGGTGGGTGGGCCAGTACAGCACGGGCGACGAGGGCCAGCGCTACCTGCAAAGTGCGCTGACCGGCACAGGCTACTTCATCGTGAGCTATCTGGTGCACCAGCTGGCCACCCGCCTGGCGCGCGAACAGGAAGTGGCGCAACAAAGCCAGATCGCGGCGCGCGTGCAAACGCAGGTCAGTGCACTGGTCATCCAGAACCTGACCGACGGGGTGCTGGTGGTGGACGAGACCGATGTGGTGCGCATTGCCAACCCCGCAGGGCTGCAGCTGTTGGGTGGCGTGGCACTGACCGAGTTGCCGTTTGCCCTGACCTCCACCGCGCCGTGGCACCCCCTGGTGATCCTGGCGCGGCGCACCTTCCGTCACGAACAGCCCCAGACGGCCGATGTTGATCTGCTGCACGAAGGCCAGAGCCCCACCGGCCTGCATGTGCGCACCTGGCTCACGTCCACACGCAATGCGGCCTTGCAGACGCACTCCGAGCGGCTGTGCGTGATGTTCCTGCACGACTTGCGGGAAATGGAAGCGCGGTTGCGCACCGAAAAACTCGCGGCCATGGGCCGCATGTCTGCCGCCGTGGCCCACGAGATCCGCAACCCGCTGGCCGCCATCGTGCAGGCCAATGCCCTGCTGGAAGAAGACCTGCACGAGCCGGCACAAAAGCGCCTGGCGCACATGGTGCAGCAGAACGCCGACCGCCTGGCACGCATTGCCGAAGAGGTGCTGGACATTGCCCGCGTGCAGCACCAGATCAGCCACGCCCCCGCCTCCACCGTGGTGCTGGACGAAACCGTCGCCCAGATCTGGAACGACTGGCAGGCCCAGGACCCCGCGCGGCGACGCGCCGTGGTGTCGCTGGATACCGGTGCCACCCAGGTGGAGTTTGACGCCGAGCACCTGCGTCGCGTTCTGGTCAACCTGCTGGACAACGCCCTGCGCTACATGGGCCCGGAGCCCGACTCGCTGTCGGTGACCACGCGCAATACGCCTGCCGGCCAGGTCAGCCTGCAGGTGTGGAGCGACGGAGCGCCCATGGACAAATCTGTGGAGCGGCATCTGTTCGAGCCCTTCTTCTCGTCCGAGAGCCGCTCCAGCGGCCTGGGCCTCTATATTTGCCGGGAGCTGTGCCAGCGCCATGGCGCCTCCATCAGCTACCAGCGCCTGAACCGCCCCACCGCACGCGGAGACATCGGAGGCAACGCCTTCACCGTGGGCTTCCGCCGCACGACCCGCCCCGCCGACAATGCCACCTTGTTTGACACCATCGTGGTCTGACTGCAGCCTCCATGAACGCCCCTGCCGCCTCCATCCTTGTCGTTGACGACGAACCCGATCTGCGCACCCTGTACGAGCTCACCTTGCTGCGCGAGGGCTACCGGGTCGAGACCGCGTCCAACGTGCAGGAGGCCCGCGAGCAACTCAAGGCCCAGCGTTTTGACGCGGTGATCACCGACATGCGGCTGCCTGACGGGTTTGGCATGGAGCTTCTGCAGGACCTGCGCGACCAGCAGCGCCGGGAGCGCTGCGTGGTCATGACCGCCTACGGATCGGCAGAAAACGCGGTCGAGGCGCTGCGTGCGGGGGCCTTCGACTATCTCACCAAGCCCGTGGACCTCAAGCAGTTCCGCTCGGTGGTGGCCTCGACCATCCAGGGCACCGGCGGAGTCCCCCCTCCGCGTGCGGCACGCAGCAACGGCTCCAGCCGGTCTCCCAATGCGGCGGCCAGCGAATTCGGCAGTGCCAACGCCGCCCTGGATCGCCTGGTGGGCGAGTCCGACGCCATCCGCAACGTCAAACAGCGCGTGGCCAAGGTGTCGCGCGGCATGGCGCCCGTGCTGATCCATGGCGAGTCGGGCACCGGCAAGGAGTTGGTGGCCCAGGCCTTGCACGCCAGCAGCCAGCGCGCGGATGGCCCCCTGGTCGCCGTGAACTGCGGAGCCATCCCTGAAAACCTGCTGGAAGCCGAATTCTTTGGTGCCCGAAAGGGCTCCTACACCGGGGCTTCGCAAGACCGTGACGGCTACTTCCAGGCCGCACGCGGGGGCACCCTGTTCCTCGACGAAATCGGTGACCTGCCGCTGGCGATGCAATCCAAGTTGTTGCGCGCCATCCAGGAGCGCAGCGTGCGGCCGCTGGGCTCCACCCAGGAAGAAACCGTGGACGTGCGCATCGTCAGCGCCACCCACCGCGACCTGGCGGCCGATGTCCAGGCCGGCCGGTTCCGCCAGGATCTGTACTACCGGCTCAATGTGATCGAGATCGTCATCCCGCCGCTGCGCGAGCGCAGGGAGGATCTGCCCGCACTGTGTGCAGCACTGCTCACCCGCATTGCCAACGAGTCCGGCATGCCGGTACCCCAGCTCACCGACCATGCACTGAACG
Above is a window of Acidovorax sp. KKS102 DNA encoding:
- a CDS encoding nitrogen regulation protein NR(II); the protein is MQAAPAGPLPPSADAPFARLWLGFLTGRVMVALALLVLQGAGQLINQAESPTVIAVCVAYLVATMVLRVLSRKAPPSPGAGPQWLPSIGVDLAAITALQLLHAGTMNYTPLFGLPILIAAVMGTLTLALGTTAAVTLLLLGWAWWVGQYSTGDEGQRYLQSALTGTGYFIVSYLVHQLATRLAREQEVAQQSQIAARVQTQVSALVIQNLTDGVLVVDETDVVRIANPAGLQLLGGVALTELPFALTSTAPWHPLVILARRTFRHEQPQTADVDLLHEGQSPTGLHVRTWLTSTRNAALQTHSERLCVMFLHDLREMEARLRTEKLAAMGRMSAAVAHEIRNPLAAIVQANALLEEDLHEPAQKRLAHMVQQNADRLARIAEEVLDIARVQHQISHAPASTVVLDETVAQIWNDWQAQDPARRRAVVSLDTGATQVEFDAEHLRRVLVNLLDNALRYMGPEPDSLSVTTRNTPAGQVSLQVWSDGAPMDKSVERHLFEPFFSSESRSSGLGLYICRELCQRHGASISYQRLNRPTARGDIGGNAFTVGFRRTTRPADNATLFDTIVV
- a CDS encoding sigma-54 dependent transcriptional regulator, producing the protein MNAPAASILVVDDEPDLRTLYELTLLREGYRVETASNVQEAREQLKAQRFDAVITDMRLPDGFGMELLQDLRDQQRRERCVVMTAYGSAENAVEALRAGAFDYLTKPVDLKQFRSVVASTIQGTGGVPPPRAARSNGSSRSPNAAASEFGSANAALDRLVGESDAIRNVKQRVAKVSRGMAPVLIHGESGTGKELVAQALHASSQRADGPLVAVNCGAIPENLLEAEFFGARKGSYTGASQDRDGYFQAARGGTLFLDEIGDLPLAMQSKLLRAIQERSVRPLGSTQEETVDVRIVSATHRDLAADVQAGRFRQDLYYRLNVIEIVIPPLRERREDLPALCAALLTRIANESGMPVPQLTDHALNAIAAHPLTGNVRELENLLHRAVALSDGDELQVDAPSGAAEVQRARPTPSALASAAEVPTGGASSPPDTAPTQQPLASGCTVPLPSDLQAWLDQQEREILIRALKESGFNRTATAARLGISLRQIRYRIARLNIAVPNDQDPHDDQG
- a CDS encoding inner membrane protein YpjD, producing MILTSSSPVSWLLALAAAVAYAVPAAAASRLGAAAARNALLVAWLLHGAVLVWGLWGDAPRFGFAPALSMTAWLVLTVYAVERQLFPQMQSRWVLAGLGAAAIVLAMLFPGQPLHVTASAWLPLHLALGIACYGLFAAAVVHAWLMTRAERHIRQAEDPHSGIPLLTLERLTFRFVTAGFVLLTATLLAGWLFGETLYGRAWRWDHKAVFSMLSWLTFATLLLGRARFGWRGRNAVRVLYAGSALLLLAYVGSRFVLEVVLGRSA
- a CDS encoding PP0621 family protein; this encodes MKYLVLLVVIAVAVGIWRSRRAPDAAAPKAPPTPPALPQDMLACAHCGVHIPQAEALMMGSQAYCSAEHRRMGPA